A DNA window from Candidatus Neomarinimicrobiota bacterium contains the following coding sequences:
- a CDS encoding adenylate kinase, translating into MRLIFLGPPGIGKGTQAKLLAERYSLAHLSTGDMFRSTISKNTDLGTLAKSYIDKGKLVPDDVVLVMVNERLREDDTAGGYIFDGFPRTVPQAESLNRLLKELGQSINHVITLEGDNATLVERLSSRRTCLACGKIINLIFSPPKLSDQCDDCGGELLQRNDDKPEVIQKRLDVYEEQTEPLVNYFEGEGLLRRVDGVGSIHDVGERIDKHLTSNSKRY; encoded by the coding sequence ATGAGACTGATTTTCCTGGGCCCACCGGGCATAGGCAAAGGGACTCAGGCGAAACTTCTGGCTGAGCGGTATTCTTTGGCGCACCTTTCTACAGGCGATATGTTCAGATCAACCATCAGCAAAAATACCGATTTGGGAACTCTAGCGAAAAGTTATATAGATAAGGGAAAGCTCGTCCCTGACGATGTTGTCCTCGTAATGGTGAACGAGCGCTTGAGAGAAGATGACACCGCCGGTGGCTACATCTTTGACGGTTTCCCCAGAACGGTACCTCAGGCGGAAAGTTTAAATAGACTGTTAAAGGAACTGGGACAATCCATTAATCATGTTATTACTCTTGAGGGAGATAACGCCACACTGGTGGAGCGGTTATCAAGCCGCAGAACGTGTTTAGCTTGTGGTAAGATTATTAATCTCATTTTCTCACCGCCGAAATTGAGCGATCAGTGCGATGACTGCGGTGGTGAACTGTTACAACGAAATGATGACAAACCAGAGGTTATTCAGAAGCGGCTGGATGTCTACGAGGAACAGACTGAACCACTGGTGAACTATTTCGAAGGTGAAGGACTGCTCAGACGAGTTGACGGTGTGGGGTCTATCCATGATGTAGGTGAGAGGATTGACAAGCATCTAACTAGCAATAGTAAGAGGTATTAA
- a CDS encoding dephospho-CoA kinase: MLKVGITGGIGSGKSAASERMAELGAYVFDADKEAKQILAENEKIQEDLRDEFGTDVMDPDDSINPKKLARVAFINEANQSVLNAIIHPYVFNTIDERYDEIKEKDEVTLFVVDAALIYESGLDQHLDYVIVVSAQYGARMNRALQRGTLKREDIQQRMDLQLPEESKVQMADFVIDNNGNQKHLSNQVDEIFQEIT; the protein is encoded by the coding sequence ATGCTGAAGGTAGGAATAACCGGCGGCATCGGCTCCGGTAAGAGTGCCGCAAGCGAACGCATGGCAGAGTTAGGCGCCTACGTTTTTGACGCTGACAAGGAAGCCAAACAGATTCTTGCTGAAAACGAGAAAATCCAGGAAGATCTCCGGGACGAGTTCGGCACTGACGTCATGGATCCGGACGACTCCATTAATCCAAAGAAACTTGCGAGAGTTGCTTTTATTAACGAAGCAAATCAATCAGTGTTGAATGCCATCATTCACCCATACGTTTTCAACACTATCGATGAGAGATACGATGAGATAAAGGAAAAAGATGAAGTGACTCTTTTTGTCGTTGATGCGGCCCTTATCTATGAATCGGGGCTCGATCAGCACTTGGATTATGTCATTGTCGTTTCGGCTCAGTATGGGGCCCGGATGAATCGGGCTCTTCAACGCGGGACTCTCAAAAGAGAAGATATCCAGCAGCGGATGGATCTCCAGTTACCGGAGGAGTCGAAAGTGCAGATGGCCGATTTTGTTATCGATAACAACGGCAATCAAAAACACCTCTCAAATCAAGTGGATGAAATTTTTCAGGAGATAACCTGA